A genome region from Streptomyces pratensis includes the following:
- a CDS encoding carboxymuconolactone decarboxylase family protein has protein sequence MDARFDLFENELAARFAKRFAGAGLLIQQSPLPKATQELVSLRASQINGCGHCIDMHVKEAAAAGETAVRLHLVAAWRESTVFTEAERAALALAEEGTRLADAHDGVSDETWSLVREHYDDDQTAALICLVAVINAANRLAVIVHQRGGSYEAGMFAAAFD, from the coding sequence ATGGACGCACGGTTCGACCTGTTCGAGAACGAGCTCGCCGCCAGGTTCGCCAAGAGGTTCGCCGGCGCCGGCCTGCTGATCCAGCAGTCCCCGTTGCCGAAGGCCACGCAGGAGCTGGTGTCGTTGCGTGCCAGCCAGATCAACGGCTGCGGGCACTGCATCGACATGCACGTCAAGGAGGCGGCGGCCGCGGGTGAGACGGCGGTCCGGCTCCATCTGGTCGCCGCCTGGCGTGAGTCCACCGTGTTCACCGAGGCGGAGCGGGCCGCGCTGGCACTCGCCGAGGAGGGCACCCGGCTCGCCGACGCCCACGACGGGGTCTCCGACGAGACCTGGTCCCTGGTGCGCGAGCACTACGACGACGACCAGACGGCCGCGCTGATCTGCCTCGTCGCCGTGATCAACGCCGCCAACCGGCTCGCCGTGATCGTGCACCAGCGGGGAGGCTCCTACGAGGCCGGCATGTTCGCCGCGGCGTTCGACTGA
- a CDS encoding RNA polymerase sigma-70 factor has protein sequence MKSEHTHTDEPDDTDDTAGELTGEGRPDPATETFVAHRNLLFTVAYEMLGSAADAEDVLQETWLRWAGVDLGTVRDRRAYLVRITTRQALSRLRTLGRRKESYVGTWLPEPLLTAPDVAEDVELADSVSMAMLLVMETLTPSERAVFVLREVFDLEYEEIADAVGKSQAAVRQIAHRARAHVAARRPRGTVSPNETREALDAFGRAVETGDLQGLLDILAPDAVLLGDGGGVKQAVPRPIVGADKVARLLIGGLGRVTALSMRPAEVNAGPALIIRLDGEIDTVVAVRIDHGLITGLYAVRNPEKLSYMRGVTALRR, from the coding sequence GTGAAGAGCGAGCACACGCACACCGACGAGCCCGACGACACCGATGACACCGCCGGAGAGCTCACCGGCGAGGGACGCCCGGACCCCGCCACCGAGACGTTCGTCGCCCACCGCAACCTGCTGTTCACCGTCGCCTACGAGATGCTCGGCTCGGCCGCCGACGCCGAGGACGTCCTGCAGGAGACCTGGCTGCGGTGGGCCGGAGTCGATCTGGGCACGGTCCGTGACCGGCGTGCGTACCTGGTGCGGATCACCACGCGCCAGGCGCTGAGCCGGCTGCGCACCCTCGGCCGCCGCAAGGAGTCCTACGTCGGCACGTGGCTGCCCGAGCCGTTGCTCACCGCGCCCGACGTGGCCGAGGACGTCGAGCTGGCCGACAGCGTCTCGATGGCGATGCTGCTGGTGATGGAGACGCTCACCCCGAGCGAGCGGGCGGTGTTCGTGCTGCGCGAGGTGTTCGACCTCGAGTACGAGGAGATCGCCGACGCGGTCGGCAAGAGCCAGGCCGCCGTCCGCCAGATCGCGCACCGGGCGCGGGCACACGTCGCGGCGCGCAGGCCGCGCGGGACCGTCTCCCCGAACGAGACCCGGGAGGCACTCGACGCGTTCGGACGGGCGGTCGAGACCGGCGACCTCCAAGGCCTGCTCGACATCCTCGCGCCGGACGCCGTCCTCCTCGGGGACGGCGGCGGAGTCAAGCAGGCCGTCCCCAGGCCGATCGTGGGGGCCGACAAGGTGGCCCGGCTGCTGATCGGCGGACTGGGCAGGGTCACCGCGCTGTCGATGCGGCCGGCCGAGGTCAACGCCGGGCCCGCGCTGATCATCCGGCTCGACGGCGAGATCGACACGGTCGTGGCGGTGCGCATCGACCACGGCCTCATCACCGGGCTCTACGCCGTGCGCAACCCCGAGAAGCTGTCGTACATGCGGGGGGTGACCGCGCTGCGCCGCTGA
- a CDS encoding cytochrome P450, whose translation MSTAPSVPDILSPEFAADPYAAYRAMRETAPLFWHEATQSYVVSRYEDVERVFKDKSGEFTTDNYDWQIEPVHGKTILQLSGRDHAVRRALVAPAFRGSDLREKFLPVIERNSRELVDTFRHTGSADLVTDYATRFPVNVIADMLGLDKADHTRFHRWYTAVIAFLGNLSGDPAVASAGERTRVEFAEYMLPIIRARRQNPGDDLLSTLCAAEVDGVRMSDEDIKAFCSLLLAAGGETTDKAIAGIFTNLLLHPDQLAAVRADRGLIPQAFAETLRYTPPVHMIMRQSATEVSLSSGTVPPGATVTCLIGAANRDENRYRDPDRFDIFRDDLTATTAFSAAADHLAFALGRHFCVGALLAKSEVETGVNHLLDAMPDMRLADGFDPVEEGVFTRGPQSVPVRFTPVTA comes from the coding sequence ATGTCCACCGCGCCCAGCGTGCCCGACATCCTTTCGCCCGAGTTCGCTGCGGACCCCTATGCGGCCTACCGTGCGATGCGCGAAACCGCGCCCCTCTTCTGGCACGAAGCCACACAGAGTTACGTCGTCTCGCGTTACGAGGACGTCGAGCGCGTCTTCAAGGACAAGAGCGGCGAGTTCACCACCGACAACTACGACTGGCAGATCGAACCCGTGCACGGGAAGACGATCCTCCAGCTCAGCGGCCGTGACCATGCCGTGCGCCGCGCCCTCGTCGCGCCTGCCTTCCGCGGCAGCGACCTGCGGGAGAAGTTCCTGCCGGTCATCGAGCGCAACTCTCGGGAGCTCGTCGACACCTTCCGTCACACCGGCTCCGCCGACCTGGTCACCGACTACGCCACCCGCTTCCCGGTCAACGTGATCGCCGACATGCTGGGCCTCGACAAGGCCGACCACACCCGCTTCCACCGCTGGTACACAGCCGTCATCGCCTTCCTCGGCAATCTTTCGGGCGACCCCGCGGTGGCCTCGGCAGGTGAACGGACCCGCGTCGAGTTCGCCGAGTACATGCTGCCGATCATCCGTGCGCGCCGTCAGAACCCGGGCGACGACCTGCTGTCCACCCTGTGCGCCGCCGAGGTCGACGGCGTGCGGATGAGCGACGAGGACATCAAGGCGTTCTGCAGCCTGCTGCTCGCCGCGGGCGGCGAGACCACCGACAAGGCCATCGCCGGCATCTTCACGAACCTGCTGCTCCACCCCGACCAGCTCGCCGCCGTCCGCGCGGACCGTGGGCTGATCCCGCAGGCCTTCGCCGAGACCCTGCGCTACACCCCGCCCGTCCACATGATCATGCGGCAGTCCGCGACCGAGGTGTCACTCAGCAGCGGTACCGTACCCCCGGGTGCCACCGTCACCTGCCTGATCGGCGCCGCCAACCGGGACGAGAACCGCTACCGCGACCCCGACCGGTTCGACATCTTCCGTGACGACCTCACCGCCACGACCGCCTTCTCCGCCGCGGCCGACCACCTGGCCTTCGCGCTCGGCCGCCACTTCTGCGTCGGCGCCCTGCTCGCCAAGTCCGAGGTCGAGACCGGTGTCAACCACCTGCTCGACGCCATGCCCGACATGCGCCTCGCCGACGGCTTCGACCCCGTCGAGGAGGGTGTCTTCACCCGCGGGCCGCAGTCGGTGCCGGTGCGGTTCACCCCCGTGACCGCCTGA
- a CDS encoding cytochrome P450, which produces MTDPGSSSAYPAPPGCPAHASDALRLGGLEYQQTPSQLYRALRREHGAVAPVLLDGDVPAWLVLGYSEVMYVTDNDELFARDSRRWHQWPNIPPDWPLMPFVGYQPSVLFTEGDEHRRRAGVITQALEEVDQFELARDCQQIADLLIADFAGSGTAELMSGFAHALPMRAVVQMCGMPTSGEDTRQLVDDLRISLDAAEGDDPVAAYARVGERLRQLVKDKRDSPGPDVTSHMLLHPAGLTDEEVVQDLTSVIAAAQQPTANWICNTLRLLLTDERFALNVSGGRLSVGEALNETLWLDTPTQNFIGRWAVRDTQLGGRQIRAGDCLVLGLAGANTDPQIWPEAHVGAENAAHLSFSNGEHRCPYPAPLLADVMARTAVETLLERLPDLVLAVDPEELAWRPSIWMRGLTALPVRFTPVVQ; this is translated from the coding sequence GTGACCGACCCTGGTTCCTCTTCCGCGTACCCGGCTCCGCCGGGCTGCCCCGCTCACGCCTCGGACGCGTTGCGCCTGGGAGGGCTCGAGTACCAGCAGACCCCGTCGCAGCTGTACCGCGCGCTGCGCCGGGAGCACGGCGCGGTCGCGCCGGTGCTGCTCGACGGTGACGTCCCGGCCTGGCTGGTGCTCGGGTATTCAGAGGTCATGTACGTGACCGACAACGACGAGCTGTTCGCCCGGGATTCAAGGCGTTGGCACCAGTGGCCGAACATCCCGCCGGACTGGCCGCTGATGCCGTTCGTCGGGTACCAGCCGTCGGTGCTGTTCACCGAGGGCGACGAGCACCGGCGGCGCGCCGGGGTGATCACTCAGGCGCTGGAGGAGGTCGACCAGTTCGAACTGGCCCGTGACTGCCAGCAGATAGCCGACCTGCTCATCGCCGACTTCGCGGGCAGCGGCACGGCGGAGCTGATGTCGGGCTTCGCGCACGCCCTGCCGATGCGGGCCGTGGTGCAGATGTGCGGGATGCCGACCTCGGGCGAGGACACCCGGCAACTGGTCGACGACCTGCGGATCTCGCTGGACGCGGCGGAGGGCGACGACCCGGTGGCGGCGTACGCGCGCGTGGGCGAGCGACTGCGGCAGCTGGTGAAGGACAAGCGGGACAGCCCCGGTCCGGACGTCACCTCACACATGCTGCTGCATCCGGCGGGGCTGACGGACGAGGAGGTCGTCCAGGATCTGACCTCGGTGATCGCCGCGGCACAGCAACCGACGGCGAACTGGATCTGCAACACGCTGCGGCTGCTGCTGACGGACGAGCGGTTCGCCCTGAACGTGTCGGGCGGCCGGCTCAGCGTGGGTGAGGCGCTCAACGAGACGCTGTGGCTGGACACGCCGACGCAGAACTTCATCGGGCGCTGGGCCGTGCGTGACACCCAGCTCGGCGGGCGGCAGATCCGGGCCGGTGACTGCCTGGTGCTGGGGCTGGCCGGAGCCAACACCGATCCGCAGATCTGGCCGGAGGCACACGTGGGCGCGGAGAACGCCGCCCACCTGTCGTTCAGCAACGGCGAGCACCGCTGCCCCTATCCGGCCCCGTTGCTGGCGGACGTGATGGCGCGGACAGCGGTGGAGACGCTGCTGGAGCGGCTGCCGGACCTGGTGCTGGCGGTGGATCCGGAGGAGCTGGCCTGGCGTCCGTCGATCTGGATGCGAGGGCTGACGGCGCTACCGGTGCGGTTCACGCCCGTGGTTCAGTAG
- a CDS encoding GTP-binding protein, translating to MGSAISDLPSHRTPLADAAETGLKIVVVGGFGVGKTTLVRSVSEIRPLNTEEVMTQAGVGVDETGDVATKTTTTVAFDFGRISLNERMVLYMFGAPGQERFWFLWDRLFSGTLGAVVLVDTRRMDDSWYAIDRLEHHRTPFVVAVNRFDDDGVRHSLDEIRQALALPERVPMVDCDARVRESGKNVLITLVDHLYELAMAQEATP from the coding sequence ATGGGCTCCGCAATCTCTGACCTGCCCTCCCACCGCACGCCTCTGGCCGACGCGGCGGAGACCGGCCTGAAGATCGTCGTCGTCGGCGGATTCGGTGTCGGCAAGACGACCCTGGTCCGCTCGGTGAGCGAGATCCGGCCGCTGAACACCGAGGAGGTCATGACGCAGGCAGGAGTCGGCGTCGACGAGACCGGTGACGTGGCGACGAAGACGACCACGACGGTGGCGTTCGACTTCGGGCGGATCAGTCTCAACGAACGCATGGTGCTGTACATGTTCGGCGCACCGGGCCAGGAACGTTTCTGGTTCCTGTGGGACAGGCTCTTCTCGGGCACGCTGGGCGCGGTGGTACTCGTGGACACGCGCCGCATGGACGACTCCTGGTACGCGATAGACCGGCTGGAGCATCACCGGACGCCGTTCGTGGTGGCCGTCAACCGCTTCGACGACGACGGCGTCCGGCACTCCCTGGATGAGATCCGGCAGGCGCTCGCACTGCCCGAGCGCGTGCCGATGGTCGACTGCGACGCGCGGGTCAGGGAGTCCGGAAAGAACGTGCTGATCACCCTCGTGGACCACCTCTACGAACTGGCCATGGCCCAGGAGGCGACACCGTGA
- a CDS encoding DUF742 domain-containing protein, which produces MTRKPVDTGNPDRLYTVTGGRSRADDFFDLVTLVVSECRPTPGMQSEHARTLELCAHPTAVVEIAAELKLPITVVRILLGDLLDTGRITARHPPPARSAASLPDSDLLKEVLHGLRNL; this is translated from the coding sequence GTGACCCGCAAGCCCGTGGACACCGGGAATCCCGACAGGCTCTACACGGTCACGGGCGGGCGGAGCCGTGCCGACGACTTCTTCGACCTGGTCACCCTCGTCGTCAGCGAGTGCCGGCCCACGCCCGGAATGCAGTCGGAGCACGCCCGGACGCTGGAGCTGTGCGCGCACCCGACGGCCGTGGTCGAGATCGCCGCGGAACTGAAACTGCCGATCACGGTGGTGAGGATCCTGCTCGGCGACCTGCTCGACACGGGCCGTATCACCGCCCGCCATCCGCCGCCCGCACGGTCGGCCGCCTCGCTCCCCGATTCCGATCTTCTCAAGGAGGTGCTCCATGGGCTCCGCAATCTCTGA
- a CDS encoding roadblock/LC7 domain-containing protein, protein MTGQPGTTVPSPSMQTTDNTLTWLLQSLVERTPGTRHALVLSRDGLKLCWTGHLTLDRADQLAAICSGIQALAQGASMEFGDGTGGVRHSMTEFHGGLLFIVGAGEGAHLAVIADEDADPGVVGHQMTELVEQIGEHLRAEPRSFVRESPAS, encoded by the coding sequence GTGACCGGTCAGCCGGGCACCACCGTCCCGTCACCCAGCATGCAGACCACCGACAACACCCTCACCTGGCTCCTGCAGAGCCTTGTGGAGCGCACACCCGGCACCCGGCACGCCCTGGTCCTGTCGAGGGACGGCCTCAAGCTGTGCTGGACCGGGCACCTGACGCTCGACCGGGCCGACCAGCTCGCAGCGATCTGCTCCGGCATCCAGGCACTCGCCCAGGGCGCTTCCATGGAGTTCGGGGACGGCACCGGCGGGGTCCGGCACTCCATGACCGAGTTCCACGGAGGCCTGCTGTTCATCGTGGGAGCCGGCGAAGGGGCGCATCTCGCGGTCATCGCGGATGAGGACGCCGACCCGGGCGTGGTGGGACACCAGATGACCGAGCTCGTCGAGCAGATCGGCGAGCACCTGCGAGCCGAGCCCCGATCGTTCGTGCGGGAAAGTCCGGCGTCGTGA
- a CDS encoding sensor histidine kinase: protein MPVPAPPSQHRSPKVPNISPAVSLTALAVSAAAAGVAVVLAPSGARTWTLTVTAAAWVCVAVAVLAGRRLVHRAGRTVAAQNMENSGLKAQAARLSAESAHLVNVTLPAVAKRLQDGTSAAVALDSALVPSDPQLRRVAYIFATAIEEGAQHAVALDSARRQVQHELDRMTAELERLVQETLPAAVAQLREGRSAATVLAGIDLPPLPLIRIPAESFVRELARSERRAAAAQAASAKALGRVQAKSVSMLADLREMQERHGEEVFGDLLKLDHSTSQLGLMTDRLALLMGGRSSRAWNKPIVMESILRGAVGRIAAYQRVRLHCSTNAAIAGFAAEGVMHLLAELMDNAANFSPPIDVVNVYVDQRSAGIVVTIEDSGLKMAGAAMRRAEEAVAGRMTDLASLQGTRLGLTVVGRLAVKHGISVNYRPSSHGGTGVVVLLPPQLLAQQRDPAPREVSRRPAAAAVATPGPAPAAPPAPAAPPAPAAPSAPVPATGVVPYPALAERPAARPELPEPGRDRQPARSTPNGLPVRPPGRTMAEAEQEREQRRLASEAAEIRQPQQHQERDAGSRFGAFHRGRRSGSGTTGPGARPGSEPPAAP, encoded by the coding sequence ATGCCAGTGCCTGCACCGCCCAGTCAGCACCGATCGCCGAAGGTGCCGAACATCTCGCCGGCCGTCTCCTTGACCGCGCTGGCGGTGAGTGCAGCCGCCGCCGGCGTGGCTGTCGTCCTGGCGCCGTCCGGAGCCCGTACCTGGACGCTGACCGTGACCGCGGCCGCCTGGGTGTGCGTGGCGGTCGCGGTCCTTGCCGGCCGTCGGCTCGTTCATCGGGCCGGGCGCACGGTCGCCGCGCAGAACATGGAGAACAGCGGCCTCAAAGCGCAGGCGGCACGGCTGTCGGCGGAGAGCGCGCACCTGGTCAACGTGACGCTGCCGGCCGTGGCCAAGCGGCTGCAGGACGGCACGAGCGCCGCCGTCGCGCTGGACAGCGCCCTGGTTCCGTCCGACCCGCAGCTGCGCAGGGTCGCGTACATCTTCGCCACCGCCATCGAGGAGGGCGCGCAGCACGCGGTCGCCCTGGACAGCGCGCGCCGGCAGGTCCAGCACGAGCTGGACCGGATGACGGCCGAGCTGGAGCGGCTCGTGCAGGAGACGCTGCCCGCCGCGGTCGCCCAACTGCGCGAGGGCCGGTCCGCCGCCACGGTGCTCGCCGGAATCGACCTGCCGCCGCTGCCCCTGATCCGCATCCCGGCCGAATCGTTCGTCCGCGAACTCGCCCGCAGCGAACGGCGGGCCGCCGCCGCGCAGGCCGCCTCGGCCAAGGCGCTGGGCCGCGTCCAGGCCAAATCCGTCAGCATGCTCGCCGACCTGCGGGAGATGCAGGAACGCCACGGCGAGGAGGTCTTCGGCGACCTGCTGAAGCTGGACCACAGCACCTCCCAGCTCGGCCTGATGACCGACCGCCTGGCGCTGCTCATGGGCGGCCGGTCCAGCCGCGCCTGGAACAAGCCGATCGTGATGGAGAGCATCCTGCGCGGCGCCGTCGGCCGGATCGCCGCCTACCAGCGGGTGCGACTGCACTGCTCCACCAACGCCGCCATCGCCGGCTTCGCCGCCGAAGGCGTCATGCACCTGCTCGCCGAACTCATGGACAACGCGGCGAACTTCTCCCCGCCCATCGACGTGGTGAACGTCTACGTGGACCAGCGCAGCGCAGGCATCGTCGTCACCATCGAGGACAGCGGTCTGAAGATGGCCGGTGCGGCGATGCGCCGCGCCGAGGAGGCCGTGGCCGGCCGCATGACCGACCTCGCGTCGCTGCAGGGCACCCGGCTCGGCCTCACCGTGGTCGGTCGACTCGCGGTGAAGCACGGCATCAGCGTCAACTACCGCCCCTCTTCACACGGTGGTACCGGCGTCGTCGTCCTGCTGCCCCCGCAGCTGCTCGCTCAGCAGCGTGACCCGGCACCGCGCGAGGTATCCCGCCGTCCGGCCGCCGCGGCCGTGGCCACCCCCGGTCCCGCCCCCGCCGCGCCTCCCGCTCCGGCCGCGCCCCCGGCCCCGGCGGCTCCCTCCGCCCCGGTTCCGGCGACCGGCGTCGTCCCGTACCCCGCCCTCGCGGAGCGTCCCGCCGCCCGGCCGGAGCTGCCCGAACCGGGGCGGGACCGGCAGCCCGCCCGCTCCACGCCGAACGGACTGCCCGTCCGTCCTCCCGGCCGCACCATGGCCGAGGCGGAGCAGGAGCGCGAGCAGCGCCGGCTGGCGTCCGAGGCGGCGGAGATCCGCCAGCCGCAGCAACACCAGGAACGGGACGCGGGCTCGCGGTTCGGCGCCTTCCACCGCGGACGCCGGTCCGGAAGCGGCACCACCGGCCCCGGTGCCCGGCCCGGGTCCGAACCGCCCGCCGCCCCGTAA